A genomic segment from Bacillus cereus G9842 encodes:
- a CDS encoding ABC transporter ATP-binding protein, with the protein MKTLLEVKDLQVSFDTHAGEVQAVRGVTFDLKKGETLAIVGESGSGKSVTSKALMGLIPNPPGRIKNGEIVFDGRDLTKLTEKEMQQVRGKDIAMIFQDPMTSLNPTMTIGNQIMEGLIKHQGMSRGDARKVALELIDLVGIPNPEARLKQYPHQFSGGMRQRVVIAMALACNPKLLIVDEPTTALDVTIQAQILELMKDIQQKTEAAIIFITHDLGVVANVADRVAVMYAGKVVEIGTVDEIFYNPKHPYTWGLIASMPSLDGSEEELYAIPGTPPDLLKPPKGDAFAPRNPQALKIDFEMEPPLFKVSDTHYAATWLLHEQAPEVKPPAVVEKRILQMKAGEQHD; encoded by the coding sequence ATGAAAACATTGTTAGAGGTAAAAGATTTACAAGTCTCCTTTGATACACATGCAGGTGAAGTACAAGCAGTGCGCGGAGTTACTTTTGATTTGAAAAAAGGGGAAACATTAGCGATTGTAGGAGAGTCTGGTTCTGGGAAATCAGTTACTTCTAAAGCGCTAATGGGGTTAATCCCAAATCCTCCAGGCCGTATTAAAAATGGAGAGATTGTATTTGACGGTCGTGATTTAACGAAATTAACGGAAAAAGAAATGCAGCAAGTTCGTGGTAAAGATATCGCGATGATTTTCCAAGATCCAATGACATCATTAAATCCAACGATGACAATTGGGAATCAAATTATGGAAGGTCTTATTAAACACCAAGGGATGAGTAGAGGAGACGCACGTAAAGTTGCGTTAGAATTAATCGACCTTGTAGGTATTCCAAATCCAGAAGCACGTTTAAAACAATATCCTCACCAATTCTCAGGTGGTATGAGACAGCGTGTAGTTATTGCGATGGCGTTAGCTTGTAACCCGAAATTATTAATTGTCGATGAGCCGACAACAGCGCTAGACGTTACGATTCAGGCACAAATTTTAGAACTTATGAAAGACATTCAGCAAAAAACAGAAGCGGCAATTATTTTCATTACGCATGACTTAGGTGTAGTAGCAAACGTTGCTGACCGAGTGGCAGTTATGTATGCTGGTAAAGTTGTTGAAATTGGAACTGTAGATGAAATTTTCTATAATCCGAAACATCCATATACTTGGGGCTTAATCGCATCTATGCCAAGTTTAGATGGTTCAGAGGAAGAGTTATACGCAATTCCTGGAACGCCTCCGGATTTATTGAAGCCGCCAAAGGGTGATGCTTTTGCACCACGTAACCCACAGGCGCTGAAAATTGATTTTGAAATGGAACCGCCTTTATTTAAAGTAAGTGATACACACTATGCGGCAACTTGGTTACTTCACGAGCAAGCTCCAGAAGTAAAACCGCCGGCAGTTGTTGAAAAACGTATTCTTCAAATGAAAGCAGGTGAACAACATGACTAA
- a CDS encoding DUF3899 domain-containing protein yields the protein MIASSIGAFLISSQFLLNFVNISFYIALFFILIGGFLFIFQNGFFNVTLYAFQRVFGTNKKIDSLIEEVEEPTDKKERIYKTYSFKWTYPICITGIVLGLFSTLISFTILM from the coding sequence ATGATTGCTTCTAGTATTGGTGCATTCCTCATTTCATCTCAATTTTTGTTGAACTTTGTCAACATCTCGTTTTATATCGCGCTATTTTTTATTCTGATAGGTGGTTTTTTATTCATATTTCAAAATGGATTTTTCAATGTAACTCTTTACGCTTTCCAGAGAGTATTTGGCACGAACAAAAAGATTGACTCTTTAATTGAAGAAGTCGAGGAACCTACAGATAAGAAAGAACGTATTTATAAAACATATTCATTCAAATGGACATATCCAATTTGTATTACAGGTATCGTTCTTGGGTTGTTCTCGACCCTCATTAGCTTTACTATTTTGATGTAG
- a CDS encoding MATE family efflux transporter: MLRYILLKIDIGKEGTDMTAIQAKNGPTEKLSLFLLTWPIFLEVFLFMLMGIADTFMLSALSDDAVSGVGAANQYLHIAILVLEVIGNGAAIVVSQYLGSRRFMEASKISALAVTLNLIVGLVISAGFLLFSKHMMLAMNLQGDVLTYAQNYLSIVGGAIFLQAIINSLAAIIRVHGFTKQAMFISLGMNIIHIAGNYVLIFGKFGFPELGVQGAAISSAISRLIALIVFFWLLYRVMEYRVKLQYYFTLSKEYIGKILKIGIPSAFEQVMYQACQIVFLYYATYLGTESLAARQYATNISMFTYLFAIAIGMGTAIIIGRLVGGGEKDEAYERLWKSVKWAIGVTLCMVALVITFRTQLMGLFTDNPHIIRLGASVLLLSVLLETGRTMNIVIINSLRAAGDAKYPVLIGAFSMVLMSLPLGYFFAFHLDMGLVGIWLAIAIDEWTRAIIMFFRWKSRAWERYALVKPEEQEESISVQV, encoded by the coding sequence ATGTTACGATACATTTTGCTAAAAATAGATATCGGTAAAGAGGGGACGGACATGACAGCAATTCAGGCAAAAAATGGGCCGACAGAGAAATTAAGTTTATTCTTATTAACATGGCCTATTTTTCTAGAAGTTTTTCTTTTTATGTTGATGGGGATCGCTGATACTTTCATGTTAAGTGCATTATCAGACGATGCTGTATCTGGGGTTGGTGCAGCGAATCAATATCTCCATATTGCGATTTTGGTATTAGAAGTCATCGGGAACGGCGCTGCTATCGTTGTATCTCAATACCTCGGTTCCAGACGCTTTATGGAAGCATCTAAAATATCAGCATTAGCCGTCACATTAAATTTAATAGTTGGGCTCGTTATAAGCGCTGGTTTTCTTTTATTTTCGAAACATATGATGCTCGCAATGAACTTACAAGGCGATGTACTAACGTATGCGCAAAACTACTTATCTATCGTCGGAGGGGCAATCTTCCTGCAAGCTATCATTAACTCATTAGCCGCAATTATCCGTGTACACGGTTTTACAAAGCAAGCGATGTTTATTTCACTCGGAATGAATATTATTCATATCGCTGGAAACTACGTACTCATTTTCGGGAAATTTGGTTTCCCTGAGCTCGGTGTACAAGGGGCTGCAATTTCTTCCGCTATCAGTCGATTGATCGCACTTATTGTTTTCTTCTGGTTACTATATCGCGTTATGGAATATCGTGTGAAATTACAATATTACTTCACTTTATCCAAAGAATACATTGGAAAAATTTTAAAAATCGGCATTCCATCTGCATTTGAACAAGTGATGTATCAAGCTTGTCAAATCGTCTTCCTTTATTACGCAACGTACTTAGGAACGGAATCATTAGCTGCTAGACAATACGCTACTAACATTTCCATGTTCACTTATTTATTTGCAATTGCGATTGGTATGGGAACAGCCATTATTATTGGCCGCCTTGTTGGTGGTGGCGAAAAGGATGAAGCATACGAACGTTTGTGGAAAAGTGTAAAATGGGCGATTGGTGTAACTTTATGTATGGTCGCTCTCGTTATTACATTCCGTACACAATTAATGGGACTGTTTACAGATAATCCGCACATTATCAGGTTAGGCGCAAGTGTTCTTTTACTAAGTGTACTACTTGAAACGGGACGTACGATGAACATCGTCATCATTAATTCGCTTCGTGCAGCTGGTGATGCAAAATATCCTGTTTTAATCGGTGCATTTTCTATGGTGTTAATGAGTTTACCACTAGGTTACTTTTTCGCCTTTCATTTAGATATGGGGCTCGTGGGTATTTGGCTAGCGATCGCCATCGACGAATGGACACGTGCCATTATTATGTTCTTCCGCTGGAAAAGTAGAGCTTGGGAACGTTACGCACTAGTTAAACCTGAAGAACAAGAAGAGAGTATTTCTGTTCAAGTTTAG
- a CDS encoding YjbA family protein has product MLYLHDVWVNWFEGEENGYNVCHFYEWRKDDTIELLDQVPLLKVDATLYHYIEDELLELPQKLLEDVHHKAYIRKNHERLQQEYCFVVTDGKGIIAIDTIGYNVPIRKSRLIPRQEQMVYEMVENVQAEKYEFQVEETEKEHHILSPSPFIMNGLTRKERQLKQLLFMALDQLHTTKNTAEIRYWYTEWDPSAYGTVQHMEFEDIWARLYDEAESGWSEKHEQLCERLVKGQPFFEKLWEMENEQKVN; this is encoded by the coding sequence ATGTTATATCTACATGATGTATGGGTAAATTGGTTTGAAGGTGAAGAGAATGGGTATAACGTTTGTCATTTTTACGAATGGCGGAAAGATGATACGATTGAGCTATTAGATCAAGTGCCATTATTAAAAGTAGATGCCACATTATATCATTACATCGAGGACGAATTGTTAGAGCTTCCGCAAAAATTGTTGGAAGACGTACATCATAAGGCTTATATTCGTAAAAATCATGAACGTTTGCAGCAAGAGTATTGCTTTGTTGTTACAGATGGAAAAGGAATTATTGCGATTGATACAATTGGTTACAATGTACCTATTCGTAAAAGCAGACTTATACCACGGCAAGAGCAGATGGTATATGAGATGGTAGAAAACGTACAAGCAGAAAAGTATGAGTTCCAAGTAGAAGAAACAGAAAAAGAACACCACATTTTATCACCATCGCCTTTCATTATGAATGGCTTGACTCGTAAAGAAAGACAACTAAAACAATTATTATTTATGGCGTTAGATCAATTACATACAACGAAAAATACAGCGGAAATTCGCTATTGGTACACAGAGTGGGATCCGTCAGCATATGGAACGGTCCAACATATGGAATTTGAAGATATTTGGGCAAGACTATATGATGAAGCGGAATCAGGCTGGTCTGAGAAGCACGAACAATTATGCGAGCGCCTTGTAAAAGGACAGCCGTTTTTTGAAAAGTTATGGGAAATGGAAAATGAGCAAAAGGTAAATTAA
- a CDS encoding DUF2268 domain-containing protein, with product MGVIETAEWLHLYYGRPEKLCEKFTKYIPLPKERLYRFLISKGMYRPVMHGEKEIKELEEKEIWKELSLEYDKLKNWLKGPDVPVFILLSDSYNRTVQEEYNGRAGLSMRHVIFLFVCGRNSVEELKVLLAHEYHHICRLHQIETKETEYTLLDTMIMEGLAEQAVTERYSEKNNAPWTMYLSKEEAIYYWKNVVHERISIKRGTREHDILLNGFHSYPKMLGYALGFHIVKDCVTLEGEDTLSLLSIDAKEILNKANTFHI from the coding sequence ATGGGGGTTATTGAAACAGCTGAATGGCTACATTTATATTATGGACGGCCAGAAAAACTTTGTGAGAAATTTACGAAGTATATTCCGTTGCCAAAAGAAAGGTTGTATCGCTTTTTAATTTCAAAAGGGATGTATCGTCCGGTCATGCATGGGGAAAAGGAAATTAAAGAATTAGAGGAAAAGGAAATTTGGAAAGAGTTGAGCTTGGAGTATGATAAATTGAAAAATTGGTTGAAAGGTCCGGATGTCCCTGTCTTTATTTTATTATCAGATTCCTATAATCGAACTGTACAAGAAGAGTATAACGGTAGGGCTGGATTATCTATGCGTCATGTTATTTTCTTATTTGTATGTGGACGGAATTCGGTGGAAGAATTAAAGGTGTTATTGGCGCATGAATATCATCACATATGCAGGTTACATCAAATTGAGACGAAAGAAACAGAATATACATTACTTGATACGATGATTATGGAAGGGCTAGCTGAGCAAGCGGTAACGGAAAGATATTCAGAAAAAAACAATGCACCGTGGACGATGTATCTTTCAAAAGAAGAGGCTATTTATTATTGGAAAAATGTTGTACATGAAAGAATAAGTATAAAACGAGGAACAAGGGAGCACGACATCTTATTAAATGGATTTCACTCTTATCCAAAGATGCTTGGCTATGCGCTTGGATTTCATATTGTCAAAGATTGTGTAACATTGGAAGGAGAAGATACACTTTCTTTATTATCTATAGATGCAAAAGAAATATTGAATAAAGCAAATACATTTCATATATAA
- the trpS gene encoding tryptophan--tRNA ligase, with product MSVIFSGIQPSGTITLGNYLGAMKQFTELQNEHDCYFCIVNQHAITVPQDPIQLRKNIRSLAALYVACGIDPEKATLFVQSEVPAHAQLGWIMQSVAYVGELERMTQYKDKASGRDSVPAGLLTYPPLMAADILLYNTEIVPVGDDQKQHMELTRDLAERFNKRFREVFIVPEIRIPKVGARVMSLTEPTKKMSKSDPNPKSMISMLDEPKTIEKKIKSAVTDSEGIVKFDKENKPGISNLLTIYSSFSGKTVEEIEAMYEGKGYGDFKGDLAQVVVEAIRPIQDKYNELISSPELDEILDKGAEKANRVAFKQLRKVENAMGLSRKRR from the coding sequence ATGTCAGTTATCTTTTCTGGTATTCAGCCAAGCGGAACGATTACACTTGGAAACTATTTAGGGGCTATGAAGCAATTTACAGAGCTTCAAAACGAACACGATTGCTATTTCTGTATTGTAAACCAACATGCCATTACAGTACCTCAAGATCCTATACAACTTCGCAAAAACATTCGTAGTCTTGCTGCACTTTATGTAGCATGCGGCATCGATCCTGAAAAAGCTACTTTATTTGTACAATCAGAAGTACCTGCACACGCTCAACTAGGATGGATCATGCAATCTGTTGCTTACGTTGGAGAATTAGAGCGTATGACACAATATAAAGATAAAGCTTCAGGTAGAGATTCAGTTCCAGCTGGATTACTTACGTATCCACCATTAATGGCTGCTGATATTTTACTTTATAACACAGAAATCGTACCTGTTGGTGATGACCAAAAACAACATATGGAATTAACACGTGATCTAGCAGAGCGTTTCAACAAACGCTTCCGTGAAGTGTTCATAGTTCCTGAAATTCGTATTCCAAAAGTAGGAGCTCGCGTTATGTCATTAACCGAACCTACGAAAAAAATGAGTAAATCTGATCCGAATCCAAAATCAATGATCAGTATGCTTGATGAACCAAAAACAATTGAAAAGAAAATTAAAAGTGCTGTAACAGATTCAGAAGGTATCGTGAAATTCGATAAAGAAAATAAACCTGGAATCTCTAACCTATTAACAATTTACTCTTCATTCTCAGGAAAAACAGTTGAAGAGATAGAAGCAATGTACGAAGGAAAAGGATACGGCGACTTCAAAGGCGACTTAGCACAAGTAGTCGTAGAAGCAATTCGCCCAATCCAAGACAAATATAACGAACTAATCAGCTCCCCAGAACTAGACGAAATTCTAGACAAAGGTGCCGAAAAAGCAAACCGCGTTGCATTCAAACAACTACGCAAAGTAGAAAACGCAATGGGACTAAGCAGAAAACGTAGGTAA
- the opp3C gene encoding oligopeptide ABC transporter permease, whose amino-acid sequence MMKDVQKLSPDLFQQANQNNVDNEVIARPSLTFWQDVRRRLFQHKGAMLGLVLLVIIALLAIFGPMVSKHSYKEQDLGRAKLPPKIPVIENVHWLPFDGTDQYGVDQYEKRDIKEYFWFGTDDLGRDLWTRTWEGTRVSLYIALLAAAIDLVIGVAYGGISAFYGGRVDNIMQRIMEIINGIPYLIIVILMVIIMGSGIWSITLAMAITGWIGMSRIVRGQILKLKNQEYVLASRTLGATNTQLIVKHLIPNVMGPIIVMTMFTIPSAVFGEAFLSFIGLGIQPPFASLGSLVNDGYKSIQTYPHMMFIPAVVISMLILAFNLMADGLRDALDPKMRK is encoded by the coding sequence ATGATGAAAGATGTACAAAAATTATCTCCAGATTTATTTCAACAAGCCAATCAAAATAATGTTGATAATGAAGTCATTGCCCGTCCAAGCTTAACGTTTTGGCAAGATGTAAGAAGACGTTTGTTCCAACATAAAGGTGCGATGCTTGGCCTTGTATTATTAGTAATCATTGCGCTATTAGCGATTTTTGGACCGATGGTAAGTAAACACTCGTATAAAGAGCAAGATTTAGGTCGTGCGAAATTACCACCAAAAATTCCAGTTATTGAAAATGTTCATTGGTTACCATTTGACGGTACAGATCAATATGGTGTTGACCAATATGAAAAACGTGATATTAAAGAGTACTTCTGGTTTGGTACAGATGATCTTGGCCGTGACTTATGGACAAGAACATGGGAAGGTACACGCGTATCATTATATATCGCTCTTTTAGCAGCAGCAATTGACTTAGTAATTGGGGTTGCATACGGAGGTATTTCAGCATTCTACGGCGGTAGAGTAGATAATATTATGCAACGTATTATGGAGATTATTAACGGTATTCCATACTTAATCATCGTTATTTTAATGGTAATCATTATGGGATCTGGTATTTGGTCAATTACACTCGCGATGGCGATTACGGGTTGGATAGGGATGTCGCGGATTGTTCGTGGACAAATCCTAAAGTTAAAAAACCAAGAATATGTATTAGCATCTCGTACATTAGGTGCAACAAATACACAATTAATTGTGAAACATTTAATTCCAAACGTAATGGGACCTATTATCGTAATGACAATGTTCACAATTCCATCAGCGGTGTTTGGTGAAGCGTTCTTAAGTTTCATTGGTTTAGGAATTCAGCCACCATTCGCGTCACTTGGTTCTCTTGTAAATGATGGTTATAAATCTATTCAAACGTATCCACACATGATGTTCATCCCTGCGGTTGTCATCAGTATGTTAATTCTAGCATTCAACTTAATGGCAGATGGATTACGCGATGCGTTAGATCCAAAAATGCGTAAGTAA
- a CDS encoding ABC transporter ATP-binding protein encodes MTKQREKLIEVKNVKQHFDVSGGVVKAVNDISFDIYRGETFGLVGESGCGKSTTGRTIIRLYDATAGEVLFDGENVHGKKSRTELKKFNRKMQMIFQDPYASLNPRMTVGDIIAEGIDIHGLAKSKKERMDRVHELLNTVGLNKEHANRFPHEFSGGQRQRIGIARALAVEPEFIIADEPISALDVSIQAQVVNLLKKLQKEKGLTYLFIAHDLSMVKYISDRIGVMYRGQIVELTTSEELYANPVHPYTKSLLSAIPLPDPDYERNRKRIVYDPSQHDYGSEVPTMREIRPGHFVLCSEAEYKKYKEIYQ; translated from the coding sequence ATGACTAAACAACGTGAGAAATTAATTGAAGTAAAAAATGTAAAGCAGCACTTCGACGTGAGTGGTGGTGTTGTCAAAGCGGTTAATGATATTTCATTTGATATTTACCGCGGAGAAACATTTGGTCTTGTAGGAGAATCAGGTTGTGGTAAATCAACAACTGGAAGAACGATTATTCGTTTATATGATGCAACTGCTGGTGAAGTATTATTCGATGGTGAAAACGTACATGGTAAGAAATCACGCACAGAATTGAAGAAATTCAACCGTAAAATGCAAATGATTTTCCAAGATCCATACGCATCACTAAATCCTCGTATGACAGTAGGGGATATTATCGCAGAAGGTATTGATATTCACGGATTAGCGAAAAGTAAAAAAGAGCGCATGGACCGTGTTCATGAACTACTAAACACAGTTGGTTTAAATAAAGAGCACGCAAACCGTTTCCCACACGAATTCTCAGGTGGACAACGTCAGCGTATCGGTATCGCTCGAGCGCTTGCTGTAGAACCAGAATTTATCATTGCCGATGAGCCGATCTCAGCACTTGACGTATCGATTCAGGCGCAAGTTGTAAACTTACTGAAAAAGTTACAAAAAGAAAAAGGCTTAACATACTTATTCATTGCCCATGATTTATCGATGGTAAAATACATTAGTGACCGCATCGGCGTAATGTACCGTGGTCAAATTGTAGAACTGACAACAAGTGAAGAGTTATATGCGAATCCAGTTCATCCATATACGAAATCACTATTATCAGCAATTCCGCTACCAGATCCAGATTATGAGCGTAATCGTAAACGTATCGTATACGATCCATCGCAGCATGATTACGGTAGCGAAGTGCCAACAATGCGTGAAATTCGTCCAGGACATTTCGTACTATGTTCTGAAGCAGAGTATAAGAAATATAAAGAAATCTATCAATAA
- a CDS encoding peptide ABC transporter substrate-binding protein: protein MKKKIPLLLASTLTASMLLGACSYQKDDAKAKGKENATSSSNGKQILNLTELSEIPSMDASLASDSSSSTALNNTMEGLYRIGKDQKRMPGVAEDVEKLDDGKKYIFKLRKDAKWSNGEPVTAKDFVYSWKRAVNPDTKATYSYIMFDIKNAEKIHKKELPADQLGVKAIDDYTLEVELDNPVPYFIDLTVYPVFYPLNENFVKAQGDKFGLEANTTLYNGPFVMSDWKHEQSFQFKKNPSYWDNKTVKIEEINFNIVKNTATDVNLYETNAIDRAALTSEFVDKFRQSPEFQTRKEAGVAYLRFNQSNQYLSNKNLRKAISMSFDRDNIAKVILNNGAIGAYGFVGKDFAEGPNKKDFRAENGKLVETNPKEAKKLWETAKKELGTDKIELEFLNFDNEDAKKVGEFLKGEIEKNLPGLSIKIKQQPFAQKNKLEDSQQYDIAFGIWGPDFPDPISYLDMFVTNGSQNKTGYSNQKYDELILKAKTDTKDLQARWNNLLEVEKMLIKEDAVITPIFQKGSAYVVKGAVKDIIPINYGGKLTYKWASVEQK, encoded by the coding sequence ATGAAGAAAAAGATACCGTTATTACTTGCATCAACTTTAACTGCAAGTATGTTGCTTGGCGCGTGTAGCTACCAAAAAGATGATGCAAAAGCAAAAGGGAAAGAGAACGCTACGAGTAGTAGTAACGGAAAACAGATTCTTAATTTAACAGAGTTATCTGAAATTCCGTCAATGGATGCATCATTAGCATCTGACTCTTCATCTTCTACAGCATTAAATAATACGATGGAAGGTTTATATCGTATTGGCAAAGATCAAAAGAGAATGCCTGGCGTTGCAGAAGATGTCGAAAAGCTAGATGATGGGAAGAAATACATATTTAAATTAAGAAAAGATGCGAAATGGTCAAATGGGGAACCTGTAACAGCTAAAGACTTTGTGTATTCATGGAAAAGAGCCGTAAATCCAGATACAAAAGCAACGTATTCGTACATTATGTTCGATATTAAAAATGCAGAGAAAATTCATAAAAAAGAATTACCTGCTGACCAATTAGGTGTAAAAGCGATTGATGATTATACATTAGAAGTGGAATTAGACAATCCCGTTCCTTACTTTATCGATTTAACAGTTTATCCAGTATTTTACCCGCTAAATGAAAACTTTGTAAAAGCACAAGGTGATAAGTTTGGTTTAGAGGCAAATACAACATTATATAACGGTCCATTCGTTATGAGTGATTGGAAACATGAACAAAGTTTCCAATTCAAGAAGAATCCTTCATATTGGGATAATAAAACGGTTAAAATCGAAGAAATCAACTTTAATATTGTAAAAAATACAGCAACTGATGTAAATTTATATGAGACAAACGCGATTGATCGTGCGGCTTTAACGTCTGAATTTGTTGATAAGTTTAGACAAAGCCCAGAGTTCCAAACAAGAAAAGAAGCAGGGGTTGCTTACTTAAGATTTAATCAAAGTAATCAGTACTTAAGTAATAAAAACTTAAGAAAAGCAATTTCAATGTCCTTTGACCGTGATAACATTGCGAAAGTTATTTTAAATAACGGTGCAATTGGAGCTTACGGATTTGTTGGAAAAGATTTCGCTGAAGGTCCGAATAAAAAAGATTTCCGAGCTGAAAATGGAAAGCTAGTTGAAACAAATCCAAAAGAAGCGAAAAAGCTTTGGGAAACAGCGAAGAAAGAGCTTGGAACTGATAAAATCGAACTAGAATTCTTAAACTTTGATAATGAAGATGCTAAAAAAGTTGGTGAATTCTTAAAAGGTGAGATAGAAAAGAACTTACCAGGTTTATCAATTAAAATTAAACAGCAACCATTCGCACAAAAAAATAAATTAGAAGATTCTCAGCAATATGATATTGCGTTTGGTATTTGGGGACCAGATTTCCCAGATCCAATCTCATATTTAGATATGTTTGTTACGAATGGTTCTCAAAATAAAACAGGGTATTCTAATCAGAAGTATGATGAGTTAATCCTAAAAGCTAAAACAGATACAAAAGATTTACAAGCTCGCTGGAACAACCTTCTAGAAGTAGAGAAGATGTTAATTAAAGAAGATGCAGTTATCACTCCAATCTTCCAAAAAGGTTCAGCGTATGTAGTAAAAGGTGCCGTAAAAGATATTATCCCAATTAACTATGGTGGTAAATTAACTTACAAATGGGCATCTGTTGAACAAAAATAA
- the opp3b gene encoding oligopeptide ABC transporter permease produces the protein MGRYVLKRFVYMALTLFLITTLTFFLMKLLPGSPLKNQEKLSPAQKEIILEKYGLNDPVPVQYARYLGNLAKGDLGVSFQYDNRPVTDMIVDRIGPSAQLGLQAIILGTFIGLILGIVAALRNNTWVDYSATVISVLGMSVPSFVFAALLQYFVGVKLGWFPVAFWKGPEFTVMPTIALSMGVIATIARFSRAELIEVMQSDYILTAKAKGISQGVIIVKHALRNALIPVVTILGPMVAALITGTLVIEQIYAVPGLGEQFVKSITLNDYTVIMGTTIFYSAIFILVIFIVDILYGIIDPRIRLAGGKK, from the coding sequence ATGGGACGTTATGTATTAAAACGTTTCGTGTACATGGCTTTGACATTATTTTTAATTACTACACTGACTTTCTTTTTGATGAAATTACTTCCGGGTTCTCCGCTTAAAAACCAGGAGAAGCTATCACCGGCACAAAAAGAAATCATTCTTGAAAAATACGGATTAAATGATCCGGTACCAGTTCAATACGCACGTTACTTAGGTAACTTAGCAAAAGGTGATTTAGGGGTATCATTCCAATATGATAACCGCCCAGTAACAGACATGATTGTGGATCGTATTGGACCATCAGCCCAATTAGGTTTACAAGCGATTATATTAGGGACATTTATCGGTTTAATTTTAGGTATTGTTGCCGCACTTCGTAATAATACGTGGGTGGATTATAGTGCAACAGTTATTTCGGTACTCGGAATGTCGGTACCATCATTCGTATTCGCCGCATTACTACAATATTTCGTAGGGGTAAAACTTGGTTGGTTCCCGGTAGCATTCTGGAAAGGACCAGAGTTTACTGTAATGCCTACAATTGCATTATCGATGGGAGTTATCGCAACAATCGCACGTTTCTCTCGTGCAGAATTAATTGAAGTTATGCAGTCAGACTATATTTTAACAGCGAAAGCAAAAGGAATTAGTCAAGGCGTTATCATTGTAAAACACGCACTTCGTAACGCGTTAATTCCAGTTGTAACAATTTTAGGACCAATGGTTGCGGCATTAATTACAGGAACACTTGTTATCGAGCAAATTTATGCTGTACCAGGACTTGGGGAACAATTCGTTAAATCGATTACTTTAAATGACTATACAGTTATTATGGGAACTACGATTTTCTATAGTGCAATCTTCATTTTAGTTATTTTCATTGTCGATATTTTATACGGAATTATTGATCCTCGTATTCGTTTAGCGGGAGGGAAAAAATGA